A stretch of DNA from Spirosoma endbachense:
ACAACCTGATGAACTTCCACCTCGATTTCGCCACCTGGCTTGAGCTGAAATGCAGTGGGCGTTACTTTGGGATTAAGCTGCTGCCATTGCCGTACCCAATACGCTCGTACCTCGTCGTGCCCATGAACATACCCTCCCTCCCAGCCATTTGGCCAATCAACAGTTGGGTGCATTAAGGCTAACACAGCGTCGATATCCCGGGCATTGAAAGCCTCATAGGCTTGGTTGAGCAGATTCTGATAGTCGTCCATCTGTAAAGCAGGGATTATAGTTTCGCACCGGATTCTGGTATCAAAAGTAATCCAGCCTTATCATTGGTAAGAGTCGGCGATAGTTGAGATTATGTGGGATTTTCTTAACAGGACAGCGGCTATTTCAGCCAGCAATATTCCAGTAATAATAACCTGGGGCTACTCACAACGATTAGAGTATCTGGGCGACAAATGAGCTTCGTCGGGCTAAACGACTACATAACCAACTCAGAATCAAGGCTCCTGAAAAGACAATAAGGAATTTTACGACTACGGGCAAGTCAATGTTTAACAAAGCAAACTGTAGCCAGGTAACAAATCCATAATGCACAACATAGATGCCGTATGCATTCGCGGATAAACTGGACCAGCCTTTAATTGGCCGGGTAATCGTTTGTTTGAAGTAGCTCAAACAGGCACTCATACTGGTCAGACAACTGGCAACAAAGAAAAGGTCATACATAAAATAGCCTTCCGTAGCGGATAACTTTCCCTGTCGAACCCAAACCTCTCCCAGCCGCGAGATCATGACAAATAGTACATAACAGACCAGGCTCAGCCCAAACCAAAACGGCCAGCCCTTACCGAAGAGCTTATTTTGTTTAAAAAGATAGTTCTGCCAATCTGTAGCCCCTAAACAACTGCCCGCCAGAAAGAACAACCAATAAAAAAAAAGCCGGTTAAGCTGAAAATCAAACGGCCCCCAGTGCCCCACCCACGTATATTGACCTACCCACAGGCTCAAGGGAATCAGGCTAAGGGCAACCAGGGCATAAATTACCGCGAACAGGCGAACTGGGCGTTTGCTCAGGTCGGCGAACCCGTTGCCAACGGTCAGAAAAAAAGAGGGCAAGTATTTAAAAATAAGCCCTCCGATCCCATCAAACGCTAACAATAACCAGATAAACCAGGGTGGTCCCACTGGCCATTGCTGGGTCATAATGTAATCACGTACAAACGTTGCAACATCAGTGGAATGCGTCGCTTCATAGAAAGAAGGGACATAGGCCAATGGAATTAGCAACACTTCGGCAATTAGAAAGGGAACACCCAACCGGATGAATCGATCCCTTAAATACGCTTTTACTCCTTTTTTGGCAAGACCCCGGTAGACGAATAAACCGCTAATCAGGAACATCAACGGCATGAAAAACAGGTCATTAAAGCCAATGAAATAATCCATGCCTTTCCACCGATTATCATCCACAATCGGCGCGGTCGAGTAGATATAATGAGCAGGGTCAAAATGGGCGAACGTTGGATAAGCCAGAGCCGCATGATGAGCGACGACTAACAGAGTAACAAACGAACGTAAATAGTCCAGCCAAATCGCTCGCGCGTTACCATTGTTCATAGATCCTTTCGGGAAGAGGTGTTGATCGCATGAATGACAATCAAAAATTAGAAAAGATGCATCCCGCTATCTATTCTCTATACGTTTTGTTTTTTCTCGGGTGTTGTCTTTACCTGATACAATGGGTCGTGGTGCTATTGAATAACAAAGCGCTCCCAGGCAGATCCCCAATCAGTGTATTCAGTATATAATATGGGACTTTATGACAAAATCACTTTAAACAGCTAAAAACAAAAGTAAAGGAAACAAAAGGAAATAAACCCCATTGGCTGCTACAAACAATTACTAACTGATTCGAATGGGCTATTTGCGTTTCGGTTACGACTTTTCAGCGGCACGTTGGCTATTATTTAAGTTAAATTACTTAATAATTTATAATTTTTCTTCGTACGACATTAATCTCAAAGCTTTCGATTATAGTTTAACAAGGCCCTATTTACCGATAAAAAGAGGAAAAATAGACTTTCGTTTTCTTTCGAATTAGGTAATAGAACAGGACAGTACAGGAGAGTGACGTACCGGCATCAGCTTAACTTCACACATTATTTTTAGTAGTTTTTCATGATTTGATTAGCTAATTTACCGATAACGCTATTGAAATGAACCCTACCCTATCGCTGCCGCGGTCGCTATTGGCCAGCCTCTTATTTACTTTACTTTGTTTTATTTTCCTTCCAGCTATTGGACAGGTAAAGCCGGTTACTGTAACAGGTAAAATTACGGATGAGAGTGGAAAACCATTACCCGGCGTTTCAGTACTGGTAAAATCGGCCAAGACCGGAACGATCTCCAACCAGGATGGTCTTTACTCGATTGCTACCGATGCGGATGCCATTCTGGTGTTTAGCTCTATTAGTTTCGATTCCCAGGAAATCGCTGTCAGCAATCGTTCGGTCATCGATGTGAGCATGCTACCATCGAATAAAACGCTCAATGAGGTTGTTGTAGTCGGTTACGGAACCCAGAGCAAACGGGCTATAACCGGAGCTGTTGCATCGGTTGGCTTCAACGAACTGAAAGACCGTTCGTTCAGCAACGTCACCCAGTCTCTGGCGGGTAAAATTGCGGGTGTAAACATCACCCAGTCGCAGGGGGCGCCGGGTGTTTCTCCGATTATCCGCATACGGGGCGTTAGTTCCATTACGGCGGGTACGAACCCCTTATTCGTGGTAGACGGCGTTCCACTCGAAAACTTTAACCTTAACCTGATTAACCCGCAGGATATCGAATCGGTCGATGTATTGAAAGATGCGTCGTCGGCTGCTATTTATGGATCTAGAGGAGCCAGCGGTGTTATACTTATCACCACTAAATTAGGGAAGCCAGGCAAAACAACCATTAGTGCGGGTTATGAATATGGCACTCAAACCGTAGCGCGGAAGGTTCCGCTGATGAATGCTCAACAGTGGATTGGTTATTACATCGACGCGCACAATAATGCGTGGGTCGATTTGAATCCGGGCGTCAATAAAGCGACCGACCCCAATAGCGCTCGCCCATCAACGTATCGTATCCCCGACGATTTTATCACCAATCCCCAGCAGTTTGGTAACGGCACCGACTGGCAGGATGTCATGTTTCGGGTGGCTCCGTCGCACAACGCACAGTTGTCGGTTTCGGGCGGTACCGAAAAAACGCAATTTTTATTCTCGGGGGCTTATCTCGATCAGCAGGCGGTTCTGGATCAGAACTATTACAAACGTCTGGCCATTCGCACCAACATCAAACACAAGGTTTCCGACAAGTTTTCGCTTGGTTTGAATCTGGGAGCTACCACTATTTTTGACCGTACGGAGGGCACACAAGGCAAAAGTGATGTGATCAGTTTGGCTCAGCAAAGTGACCCGATTTTTCCGATTTATAATGAAAACGGAAATCTGGGTTATCGCGACCCAAACTCGGTCTGGAATAAATATGTCGCTTATAACGACCTGAATCTGTGGCATCCGTATTCGCTGACTCGGTTTTATCACAAGCAGAACAAATCGTTTAACACCCTCGGAACGGCATTTGCCGATTATTACATTACCGACGACCTTAAGTTTCGGACGAGCATCAGCGGGAACCTGTTCAATACCCGGTTGAATTCATATCGCATTAAAAATCAGGGCTATGGCTATTCGGGCCTGCTCCCGGCTGAAGGGAACACCCAGAGCACATACTCGCTGAACTGGCTGTCGGAAAACACCCTGACGTATGACAAGTTGTTTGGCGATCATAGCCTGAATCTGCTGGCCGGTTATTCGGTCCAGAAACAGCGGGATGAGTTTGCAACGGTTACCTCGGGTAGCTTTCCCAACGATCTGGTCGAAACGCTGAATGCCGGGGTCGTAACCAGCGGCTCCAGTACCGCGACCGAATGGTCGATGATTTCGTATCTGGCGCGGGCTCAATACAACTACCAAAACAAATATTTCTTTACGGCAGCCATTCGGCGGGATGGTAGCTCTAGATTTGGGGCCGACACGCGCTGGGGTTACTTCCCATCCGTATCGGCGGGCTGGCTGATTTCGGATGAGACGTTTATGAAAAATATCAAATTCGTTTCCAGCCTGAAACTACGCGCCAGCTATGGTGTAGCGGGTAACAACCAGATTCCCAACTACGGCGCTATCAGCCTGCTCGGTTCGTCCAATTACGTTTCCGGCTCAGCGTTAGCCTCGGGCCTTACCATTGGCAA
This window harbors:
- a CDS encoding nuclear transport factor 2 family protein, with the protein product MDDYQNLLNQAYEAFNARDIDAVLALMHPTVDWPNGWEGGYVHGHDEVRAYWVRQWQQLNPKVTPTAFQLKPGGEIEVEVHQVVRDLDGQAVADDQVRHIYTFAEGKIMKMVID
- a CDS encoding acyltransferase family protein, coding for MNNGNARAIWLDYLRSFVTLLVVAHHAALAYPTFAHFDPAHYIYSTAPIVDDNRWKGMDYFIGFNDLFFMPLMFLISGLFVYRGLAKKGVKAYLRDRFIRLGVPFLIAEVLLIPLAYVPSFYEATHSTDVATFVRDYIMTQQWPVGPPWFIWLLLAFDGIGGLIFKYLPSFFLTVGNGFADLSKRPVRLFAVIYALVALSLIPLSLWVGQYTWVGHWGPFDFQLNRLFFYWLFFLAGSCLGATDWQNYLFKQNKLFGKGWPFWFGLSLVCYVLFVMISRLGEVWVRQGKLSATEGYFMYDLFFVASCLTSMSACLSYFKQTITRPIKGWSSLSANAYGIYVVHYGFVTWLQFALLNIDLPVVVKFLIVFSGALILSWLCSRLARRSSFVAQIL
- a CDS encoding SusC/RagA family TonB-linked outer membrane protein; translation: MNPTLSLPRSLLASLLFTLLCFIFLPAIGQVKPVTVTGKITDESGKPLPGVSVLVKSAKTGTISNQDGLYSIATDADAILVFSSISFDSQEIAVSNRSVIDVSMLPSNKTLNEVVVVGYGTQSKRAITGAVASVGFNELKDRSFSNVTQSLAGKIAGVNITQSQGAPGVSPIIRIRGVSSITAGTNPLFVVDGVPLENFNLNLINPQDIESVDVLKDASSAAIYGSRGASGVILITTKLGKPGKTTISAGYEYGTQTVARKVPLMNAQQWIGYYIDAHNNAWVDLNPGVNKATDPNSARPSTYRIPDDFITNPQQFGNGTDWQDVMFRVAPSHNAQLSVSGGTEKTQFLFSGAYLDQQAVLDQNYYKRLAIRTNIKHKVSDKFSLGLNLGATTIFDRTEGTQGKSDVISLAQQSDPIFPIYNENGNLGYRDPNSVWNKYVAYNDLNLWHPYSLTRFYHKQNKSFNTLGTAFADYYITDDLKFRTSISGNLFNTRLNSYRIKNQGYGYSGLLPAEGNTQSTYSLNWLSENTLTYDKLFGDHSLNLLAGYSVQKQRDEFATVTSGSFPNDLVETLNAGVVTSGSSTATEWSMISYLARAQYNYQNKYFFTAAIRRDGSSRFGADTRWGYFPSVSAGWLISDETFMKNIKFVSSLKLRASYGVAGNNQIPNYGAISLLGSSNYVSGSALASGLTIGNIANTNLKWERTNQLNIGIDLRMLNDRIGVSAEFYNSVTRDMLLNVPIPDISGFSTQLTNIGRMQNRGIELNLNTKNTTGKLLWTTDFNFSINRNKVLQLGPGNAPIIYTDFVVAVKTEVGQPISNFYGYVVDGVFKNQAAVDAAPHYSSTKPGDPIIRDVNGDGKITPDDRTTLGNYQPDFIAGLTNTFSYKGFDFSFMLQGSYGGEIVNQNFRYLGFWNNGRNMFANVDNRWRSESDPGDGKHFRATLGLTGLQDQFHSLWVEDASFTRLKNIRISYTLPASLTSKTPFKVTRLYVNAENVYLWSKYTNYDPENTTYGASNYASGGNGLNASGNAPNGAFIGVDYGSYPLPRVVTVGLKVDF